The following proteins are co-located in the Arctopsyche grandis isolate Sample6627 chromosome 3, ASM5162203v2, whole genome shotgun sequence genome:
- the LOC143923175 gene encoding NAD(P)H oxidoreductase RTN4IP1, mitochondrial-like, with product MAPSFDELVFRTTERLDVLHMHAVSGANRAKEFAYQIHEILQQAWNNPALRDALERSAESIKSTGYRALESVQESWQRIGIDDLPSPAEIIRRLNVLFKDRMWRHTALIFVCGAACGSVFGIAVGWHWGSRSLAIPHYKALHSLQDGSAIVVEDGAGANILHGNDVVIKIHAFSIQTIDRDILRGRARRLRDLIKPRNKEVTIGRSFSGVITEMGSSVTRLDIGDEVWGALAEWEGGSAQEMLAAPAHRISRSPRALPPEAAASLPHCGSQALYHLQLSALTTHTAKSKRVLIVGAGIGAGCVIVQLLKTWGSDVVAVCDRRAQKLVAALGAQEVVTVDWCDGDGVNGGQDANLALAEALVQDLSTRERWDAAFICRAPKVLQMSMLKGLLAPTAIISDLRPKSLYTDKIGGFLSLFYGFYLNVRRTFTWMRGVHSDADFLLPNPLDSEMLDRLASHVEAGNLQTVVDKVYALKDFELALAHACSMGAIGCTVVRVS from the exons ATGGCTCCGAGCTTCGATGAACTCGTCTTCAGGACAACGGAGAGGCTAGACGTGCTGCAT ATGCACGCAGTGTCCGGTGCTAATCGTGCCAAAGAATTCGCCTATCAAATACATGAAATACTACAACAG GCATGGAACAATCCCGCTTTGAGAGATGCTTTAGAAAGAAGCGCAGAAAGTATAAAATCGACAGGGTACCGAGCTTTAGAAAGCGTACAGGAATCATGGCAAAGAATAGGAATAGATGATCTTCCATCTCCCGCAGAAATTATAAGACGACTCAATGTTTTATTCAAGGACCGca TGTGGCGACATACAGCACTGATATTTGTTTGTGGTGCAGCCTGTGGTTCGGTATTTGGAATTGCCGTTGGATGGCATTGGGGATCCCGATCACTCGCCATACCTCACTATAAAGCGTTGCATTCCTTGCAAGat GGTAGTGCAATCGTGGTAGAAGACGGTGCTGGAGCCAACATCCTGCATGGCAACGACGTCGTAATCAAAATCCACGCCTTTTCCATTCAAACGATCGACAGAGACATACTAAGAGGTAGAGCAAGACGACTGCGAGATCTAATCAAACCACGAAATAAG gAAGTGACCATCGGCCGTTCGTTCTCTGGAGTCATCACAGAAATGGGTTCGTCGGTCACTCGTTTAGATATAGGCGATGAG GTATGGGGTGCTTTAGCCGAATGGGAAGGTGGCAGTGCTCAAGAAATGCTAGCGGCTCCGGCTCATCGAATCAGCCGAAGTCCTCGAGCTTTGCCTCCCGAGGCTGCAGCGTCTCTTCCCCACTGCGGCTCACAAGCTTTATACCACTTACAATTGTCAGCACTCACTACGCACACTGCCAAGAGTAAAAG ggTTCTGATTGTAGGTGCTGGAATCGGTGCAGGATGCGTTATCGTACAACTTTTGAAGACCTGGGGTTCCGATGTTGTGGCTGTGTGCGATCGACGAGCGCAAAAACTCGTCGCTGCActcg gTGCCCAAGAGGTAGTGACGGTAGATTGGTGCGATGGTGATGGAGTCAATGGAGGCCAAGATGCCAATTTAGCACTAGCCGAAGCCCTCGTGCAAGACCTATCGACACGGGAACGTTGGGACGCAGCCTTTATATGCCGGGCACCCAAAGTGTTGCAGATGTCCATGCTCAAAGGTCTCCTAGCACCGACTGCCATCATTTCAGACCTGAGACCCAAGTCTTTGTACACGGACAAAATCGGCGGATTCCTATCACTGTTTTACGGCTTTTACTTAAACGTCCGGAGAACATTTACC TGGATGCGTGGAGTGCATTCAGATGCAGACTTTTTGCTGCCAAATCCACTGGACTCGGAAATGCTCGATAGGCTCGCTTCGCACGTCGAAGCCGGCAATCTTCAAACCGTTGTAGATAAG GTATACGCTCTGAAGGACTTTGAGCTGGCTTTGGCTCATGCTTGCAGCATGGGAGCCATCGGTTGCACAGTCGTCCGAGTTTCCTGA
- the LOC143908930 gene encoding proteasome subunit beta type-5-like, with the protein MALETYCGAERWGRNIPNGDFAENDESNFPEMRMHTQLAMPPYSNVEANLARFNDESNGIKMNFDHGTTTLGFKYQGGVILAVDSRATGGQYIGSQTMKKIVEINPYLLGTLAGGAADCVYWDRVLSKQCRLYELRNRERISVAAASKLMANMIYSYKGMGLSMGMMFAGWDKRGPSLYLVCDDGTRTAGEKFSVGSGSVYAIGVLNAGYKVDLTDEEAYALGQRAIYHATNRDAYSGGIVRVYHITSKGWLKISEVDCMDIHYQLNPPSGSSAPILDVQME; encoded by the exons ATGGCTCTCGAGACTTATTGCGGCGCAGAGAGATGGGGGCGCAATATCCCCAATGGAGACTTCGCCGAAAACGACGAGTCCAATTTCCCAGAGATGAGAATGCACACGCAGTTGGCTATGCCCCCTTACAGCAAC GTCGAAGCAAACTTGGCCAGATTCAACGATGAAAGCAACGGAATTAAAATGAACTTCGATCACGGTACAACTACACTGGGCTTCAAATATCAG GGTGGTGTTATATTAGCCGTCGATTCTCGAGCCACAGGCGGTCAATACATTGGATCACAAACCATGAAGAAAATCGTTGAAATAAATCCCTACCTTTTAG GTACGTTGGCTGGAGGTGCTGCCGACTGCGTATATTGGGACCGTGTCTTGTCTAAACAATGCCGTTTATACGAGTTGAGAAATAGAGAACGCATTAGCGTAGCTGCAGCTTCTAAATTGATGGCTAACATGATTTATAGCTACAAGGGTATGGGCTTGAGCATGGGTATGATGTTCGCTGGATGGGATAAAAGG GGTCCCAGTCTATATCTGGTGTGCGATGATGGAACACGTACTGCAGGCGAGAAGTTCTCAGTTGGTTCCGGTTCCGTGTACGCTATCGGTGTGTTGAATGCTGGCTACAAAGTCGATCTTACCGATGAAGAAGCTTATg CACTCGGACAAAGGGCTATTTACCATGCGACGAATCGTGATGCTTATTCTGGTGGTATTGTACGTGTGTATCACATCACAAGCAAGGGATGGTTGAAGATATCCGAAGTGGATTGTATGGATATTCACTATCAGCTCAATCCACCGTCTGGATCATCGGCGCCCATTCTAGACGTTCAAATGGAGTAA
- the LOC143909029 gene encoding facilitated trehalose transporter Tret1-like: MEMEHESVECVRNRYFTALLVSLISFCCGTTIGWLSPVLLILEKESSPLGEKPSQHEISIIASSFCIGALIFTPAYSYIIDRFGSKVSALACAVPFMISWIILTGARSSEALMLARAFAGAGSTGAIVVAPKYLADISINPKDTKLPYLALIAQNAGILSAFVVGSFFEYTTVVWCLIPAPVLFFIIFIWMPDSPVYLVEKKQYKEAIKTITWLASLPSNNRFVSENLNALIRDQMQKQQNRQQNKCLIELLLSWNALKSFAICLTLFSIQNFIGVFAILCYATDMFTETGGMFAPTTMAIIIAIQQFTSACISTFLMKSTSNIKVRLMVAFFISSIGLFSFGTFSYLKKNGYDMSSYNLIPILSLGIVLVMFSTNIAGIPFRIIQQEFSPQLRKLAHTLMIMWMWTVAFVVVQLYFIVKNCFGMHIMFWVFGTVAVFGAIFVLIFIPNKEPTAVENILMHYPSDVKEGDKSTIDTLL; the protein is encoded by the exons ATGGAAATGGAACATGAGTCTGTCGAATGTGTGAGAAACCGTTATTTTACTGCTCTTCTGG TGAGCTTGATTTCATTCTGCTGTGGCACTACAATTGGTTGGCTATCTCCGGTTTTGCTTATTTTAGAAAAAGAAAGCTCACCTTTAGGAGAAAAACCATCACAGCATGAAATATCCATCATAGCTTCATCATTCTGCATCGGTGCTTTGATATTCACTCCAGCCTATTCATACATCATCGACAGATTCGGTAGTAAAGTATCGGCTTTGGCATGTGCCGTACCCTTCATG ATATCATGGATCATTTTAACAGGAGCAAGATCCAGCGAAGCTCTGATGCTAGCTCGTGCTTTCGCTGGAGCTGGAAGCACGGGAGCCATAGTTGTTGCACCGAAGTATCTGGCTGATATTAGTATAAATCCAAAAGATACCAAACTCCCATATCTCGCTTTAATAGCTCAGAATGCTGGTATACTTTCGGCTTTTGTGGTCGGATCCTTCTTTGAGTACACAACTGTGGTGTGGTGTTTGATCCCTGCGCCCGTATTGTTCTTCATAATCTTCATTTGGATGCCGGACTCACCGGTGTATCTAGTTGAAAAGAAGCAGTACAAG GAAGCAATCAAGACAATTACCTGGCTCGCTAGTCTACCTTCAAACAATCGGTTTGTCAGTGAAAATTTAAACGCTTTGATCCGTGACCAAATGCAGAAGCAACAAAATCGACAGCAGAATAAATGCCTGAtagaattat tgcTTTCTTGGAATGCTTTAAAAAGTTTCGCCATATGCTTGACATTGTTTTCAATCCAGAATTTCATTGGTGTGTTTGCAATATTATGTTATGCCACAGATATGTTTACGGAAACCGGAGGTATGTTCGCTCCAACTACGATGGCTATAATTATCGCTATCCAACAATTTACATCAGCATGTATTTCTACATTTTTGATGAAAAGCACAAGCAACATAAAG gtTCGACTAATGGTTGcatttttcatttcatcaaTAGGACTGTTTTCTTTTGGCAcgttttcttatttaaaaaaaaatggatatgATATGTCGTCATACAATTTAATACCAATACTTTCCCTCGGTATTGTATTGGTAATGTTTTCTACAAACATTGCAGGAATTCCATTCAGAATCATACAACAAGAGTTTTCTCCACAA cttCGAAAATTAGCACACACGTTGATGATAATGTGGATGTGGACAGTGGCTTTTGTCGTTGTACAACTATACTTTATTGTTAAAAATTGTTTTGGAATGCACATAATGTTTTGGGTTTTTGGAACAGTTGCTGTTTTCGGTGCTATTTTCGTCCTGATCTTTATACCCAACAAAGAACCAACAGCCgtcgaaaatattttaatgcattATCCTTCAGATGTTAAAGAAGGCGATAAAAGTACAATTGATACATTGTTGTGA
- the LOC143908929 gene encoding uncharacterized protein LOC143908929, which yields MEVDEEFPSIYCHKINIETYKPLRITTSDHEDRTCIILWNEFSILLYESNKLSDPPIIYNHECSIVNVQSTHNILLFNDSEKAIHFTILRRDDRLIGTIRFKRIFEDAVKLMIDDGRILTLNRKRNELWLYVFNLIDSSKFKIHKKYKLKDDSLNVSNVHLKPLQYFTSDFLRCALHLNTNTVDLNTSILFVTTGDIIYYCTLDGVDVNLSMLYTCPASITDICCSSSKLYLLLNTGSAIVLSADVEQNCTRLDTIHLNCSMLRVILKDESIIYTDYDKLWLSTTLMSEKEIDVKHKLLTVRNVYDFVFVARNNFIYCISLNNLLYSFNLVYEDVSKDSESENGFIPIPKSLKDTRKIFESILDEMKQNELILNTIVDEDHLITTIAMSEKQDLSLQNLHTSVKICAMNDIEDDSILVTDLRNYYRQNTTVYLIEFKMSEEFRSKLKDFLKSSTQTWYLNIGIKDDVDQSTISVILTDCQDLRIAVPMNRKINIPSEVHLKLISLIPDVINNQVQSWCTFPSKPVLVGLKYHIEINAKKNLLKRKSTKLMILDEDDKIVGIAMKHSALICNVYKEQITPSSIDFSHFLRIPEPYNSYGQKFTERFVEYLKPKFVTIIADKLNNSLDKLKNFQVSVQDVAVEFDVVSDGTMKKIRISTSDCTISWRMYLFFFECFLNFSDVDKHRSMPHFDFMKLQNIKHDINTIITSNSYSTDDIYDALIRLSEEFSHILGLLPL from the exons atggaagtaGACGAGGAATTCCCATCAATCTACTGTCATAAAATCAACATTGAAACATACAAACCCCTACGCATAACAACTTCAGACCACGAAGACCGCACATGCATCATATTATGGAACGAATTTTCAATACTCCTATACGAATCGAACAAACTTTCAGACCCACCGATAATATACAATCACGAATGCTCAATCGTAAACGTACAGTCCACCCACAACATATTACTGTTCAACGACTCCGAAAAAGCTATACACTTCACCATCCTGCGACGAGACGACCGTCTGATAGGCACCATCAGATTCAAACGAATCTTCGAAGACGCCGTCAAACTTATGATCGACGACGGCAGAATTTTAACACTAAACCGGAAGCGAAACGAGCTTTGGCTCTACGTTTTCAACCTGATAGACTCGTCTAAATTTAAAATCCACAAAAAATACAAACTCAAAGACGACAGTTTGAATGTTtcaaatgtacatttaaaacCTTTGCAATATTTCACATCAGACTTTCTCCGTTGTGCGCTACATTTGAATACAAATACCGTTGATTTAAATACTTCCATTTTATTCGTAACGACGGgagatattatttattattgcacTTTAGATGGAGTTGATGTTAATTTGTCAATGCTTTATACATGTCCTGCCTCTATTACGGATATCTGCTGTAGCTCGTCTAAATTATACCTATTATTGAATACAGGATCGGCTATCGTACTGTCGGCCGATGTAGAACAGAATTGCACCCGTTTAGATACGATACATTTAAATTGTTCCATGCTTAGAGTTATTTTAAAGGATGAATCTATAATATACACCGATTATGATAAACTATGGCTGAGTACGACACTTATGAGCGAGAAAGAAATTGATGTTAAACATAAGTTACTCACTGTTAGAAATGTATATGATTTTGTATTCGTCGCAAGGaataactttatttattgtataagcttgaataatttattgtatagTTTCAATCTAGTATATGAGGATGTGTCGAAGGATTCGGAAAGCGAAAATGGTTTTATTCCAATTCCGAAGTCATTGAAAGACACTCGTAAGATATTCGAAAGTATATTAGACGAAATGAAACAAAATGAACTCATCTTAAACACAATCGTCGATGAGGATCATCTAATTACGACTATAGCCATGAGCGAAAAGCAAGACTTGTCCTTACAAAATCTGCATACGAGTGTAAAAATATGCGCAATGAACGATATCGAAGACGATTCAATACTCGTAACGGACTTGCGAAATTACTATCGGCAAAACACGACTGTTTATTTGATCGAATTCAAAATGTCCGAAGAATTCCGGTCGAAGCTCAAAGACTTCTTAAAATCCAGCACTCAAACTTGGTATTTAAACATCGGTATAAAAGACGATGTGGATCAAAGTACGATATCTGTCATACTGACCGATTGTCAAGATTTGAGGATAGCCGTGCCGATGAATCGCAAAATAAACATACCTTCAGAAGTGCATCTCAAACTAATTAGTTTGATTCCGGACGTGATCAACAACCAGGTACAGAGTTGGTGTACATTTCCGTCAAAGCCGGTCCTTGTCGGTTTGAAGTATCATATTGAGATCAACGCCAAGAAGAATCTGCTCAAAAGGAAGTCAACCAAGCTGATGATACTGGAtgaagatgataaaatagtcGGCATCGCGATGAAACATTCAGCGTTGATTTGCAACGTCTATAAAGAACAAATCACGCCGTCGTCTATAGATTTTTCCCATTTCTTAAGAATTCCAGAGCCGTATAATAGCTATGGCCAAAAGTTCACAGAGCGatttgttgaatatttaaaGCCAAAATTTGTTACAATCATCGCTGATAAATTAAACAACAGCCTCGATAAGctgaaaaattttcaagttaGCGTGCAAGACGTAGCCGTGGAGTTTGACGTAGTATCAGACggtacaatgaagaagatcagAATCAGTACTAGTGATTGTACAATTAGTTGGAGaatgtatttgtttttctttgaaTGCTTTTTGAATTTCTCCGATGTAGATAAGCACCGATCGATGCCGCATTTTGATTTCATGAAATTGCag AATATTAAACATGACATTAATACGATTATAACGTCCAATTCTTATTCCACTGACGATATTTACGATGCATTGATACGACTATCTGAAGAATTTTCCCACATCCTCGGATTGCTACCACTTTAA